The proteins below come from a single Miscanthus floridulus cultivar M001 chromosome 1, ASM1932011v1, whole genome shotgun sequence genomic window:
- the LOC136457545 gene encoding zinc finger BED domain-containing protein RICESLEEPER 2-like, which produces MAEDDGELPPGMAPEGENDDDIRDDAAALFGVDLGDGDGGEGATTSANPVGSNSNSSVPSVAAAGNGKVGKRKSPVWDDFEEIFETMNGVQICTKAKCKMCKSTLSARSSAGTGHLKRHQNSCRQKTDQRDRVQSRLSYNPDGSVHNWDYKLEVARTELCRLIARLDLPLGIGDTDAFEEYIQRAHNPRFRRVSRQSTTRDLRALFTERRNMLKNHVLSGASSVALTSDIWSRNAKEDYISVVAHYVSADWELQKKKKVIGLRLIEVKHTGENISEKIACMVQEFGMIDKIYSVTLDNASSNAKAMETLTPMFACYLGSDPTPTSSDPNKQDFRTAINFLNSSNHRIAMFKNYCNAQGVRPRKFGLDIDVRWNATYLMLKHLLPYKEVFSVFINANFGCTLLTPRHWLIAAKILEFLELFYESTCVLSGVYYPTSPLILHHMLDIAHHLHENEKDQNLMVVVYPMKLKYLKYWENIPLLYSIAFILDPRAKLRVNSGKRIQAWGRIFGGPGSSAVVGHPPPASVSTSTQSAASVACELTTYLDSDNVTAYEDDFDLLLWWRDHKLTYPVLSIMARDIMAVPVSTVFSESCFSLTGRIIEERRRRLLPEHVEMLACIKD; this is translated from the exons atggctgaagacgatggcGAGCTTCCGCCTGGCATGGCCCCTGAGGGCGAGAACGACGACGACATCCGTGATGACGCTGCTGCGTTGTTCGGTGTCGATCTCGGAGACGGcgacggtggtgaaggggcgacgACGTCTGCGAACCCGGTCGGCTCCAACTCCAACAGCTCTGTTccatctgttgctgctgctggtaaTGGTAAggttggtaagcgtaaatctcCTGTTTGGGATGATTTTGAAGAGATATTTGAGACTATGAATGGAGTACAGATTTGCACTAAAGCTAAATGTAAAATGTGTAAGTCAACCTTGTCTGCTAGATCTAGTGCTGGCACTGGTcacttgaagaggcaccagaACTCTTGTAGGCAGAAAACTGATCAACGTGACAGGGTTCAATCTAGGCTATCttacaatcctgatggttctgtgcATAACTGGGATTATAAACTTGAGGTAGCTAGAACTGAACTCTGCagattgattgctaggcttgatttgCCTTTGGGTATTGGTGATACAGATGCATTTGAGGAGTACATTCAacgtgctcataaccctaggtttcgTAGGGTGTCTAGACAGTCCACCactagagaccttcgtgctctatttactgaacgtcgtaatatgcttaagaatCATGTTTTGTCTGGTGCATCATCTGTTGCTTTGACATCTGACATATGGTCTAgaaatgctaaggaggactacaTTAGTGTAGTTGCTCATTATGTGAGTGCAGATTGGGAGCTACAGAAAAAG AAAAAGGTAATTGGCCTCAGGTTGATTGAGGTGAAGCACACTGGTGAGAACATTTCTGAAAAAATTGCTTGTATGGTTCAGGAATTTGGTATGATTGACAAGATTTATTCTGttactctagacaatgcttcctCCAATGCTAAGGCAATGGAGACTTTGACACCCATGTTTGCATGTTATTTAGGTTCTGATCCAACACCTACTTCATCAGATCCTAATAAGC AGgattttagaactgctattaacttcttaaattcatCTAATCACAGAATTGCCATGTTTAAGAATTATTGCAATGctcagggtgttagacctagaaagtttggtttAGATATAGATGTGagatggaatgctacataccttatgcttaaacacttgctACCTTACAAGGAggttttttctgtgttcattaatgcaAATTTTGGCTGCACATTGTTGACTCCAAGACATTGGCTCATTGCTGCCAAGATATTGGAGTTCCTGGAATTATTTTATGAATCAACATGTGTTCtatctggtgtttactatccaactagtccactaATTCTGCACCATATGCTTGACATTGCTCATCATTTGCATGAAAatgaaaaagatcaaaatctaatggttgttgtctatcctatgaagcttaaatatcTTAAGTACTGGGAAAatatacctctgttatattctattgctttcattcttgatcctagagctaagttgagag TCAACTCAGGTAAGAGGATACAAGCATGGGGAAGGATCTTTGGCGGCCCTGGATCATCAGCTGTTGTTGGTCATCCTCCCCCTGCCTCTGTCTCCACTTCAACTCAATCTGCTGCCTCTGTTGCTTGTGAGCTCACAACTTATCTggatagtgacaatgtcactgcatatgaggatgattttgatttgcttctctggtggcgtgaccacaaactaacctatccTGTTCTTTCTATAATGGCAAGAGATATTATGGCTGTTCCTGTTTCTACTGTCTTTTCAGAATCATGTTTCAGTTTAACAGGAAGGATTATTGAGGAGCGGCGCCGAAGACTTCTGCCTGAACATGTggagatgcttgcttgcatcaaGGACTAG
- the LOC136528654 gene encoding putative pentatricopeptide repeat-containing protein At1g13630, with product MPFRPHIPLRLLPHLQHRTPRPPRPPRRPLSYSPAAALSAAGTESEEEAVVGRDAPLAPPRAGGPGGGQPGRGWARQGSLDENRAELERKASIAARFRHCHELLWQTRWREMRDGLAQMVDEQGSDSAPTLCDILWSGFREWDSSSIVWDALANSYARAQMNHDALYVLSKMSSLNMQISITTYDSLLYSLRKADVALEIFKEMESCGIPPSDYSHSILIDGLCKQDKIGEALSFLQEIRKEGKFIPLGMTFNTLMSALCNWGFIQDAKSVFCLMLKYGLNPSRHTYSTIIHGLCKIGSVREAFNIFQSVTEEGMELDIVTCNSLINGFRLHGHTREIPKMIEMMRGLGVEPDIVTYTILIAGHCEGGDVEEGMKIRKDILGQGMELNIVTYSVLINALFKKGLFYEVENLLGEICSIGLELDVIAYSILIHGYSKLGEIGRALQVWNLMCCSQTVTPTSVNHVSILLGLCKKGFLDEARSYLETIASKYQPSDVVLYNVVIDGYAKVGDIGNAVQLYDAIIMAGMCPTIVTCNSLLYGYCKFGDLHMAESYFTAIQLSDLLPTTVTYTTLMDALSEAGKVHSMLSLFKEMTGKGIKPNAVAYSVVIKGLCKQFMFHDAKNVLDDMCREGFDADPIPYNTLIQGFCETQDAKNAFGVYELMVFRGVMPTPVTYNLLVNVLCSKGLVIHAEMKLESFRKQGAKLRKFAYTTLIKAQCAKGMPYKAIMWFGKLLDAGFEASIEDFSAAINRLCKRQFTKEALMLVPIMLSVGVYPDIQLYRVLGTAVQKKNELFYLPILQALAIKAGI from the exons ATGCCCTTTCGACCACACATCCCCCTCCGCCTCCTGCCTCACCTCCAGCACCGCACTCCCCGCCCACCCAGACCTCCACGTAGACCGCTCTCCTACTCTCCCGCGGCGGCGTTGTCGGCGGCTGGAACAGAGTCCGAGGAGGAGGCGGTTGTGGGTAGGGACGCGCCTCTAGCCCCTCCCCGCGCAGGCGGGCCGGGAGGTGGACAGCCTGGGCGTGGCTGGGCACGGCAGGGGTCGCTCGATGAGAACAGGGCGGAGCTCGAGCGGAAGGCCTCTATCGCCGCACGGTTCAGGCACTGCCATGAGCTTCTGTGGCAGACTAGGTGGCGGGAGATGCGCGACGGGTTGGCCCAGATGGTGGACGAACAAG GTTCTGATTCTGCTCCGACTCTATGTGATATTCTGTGGAGTGGATTCAGGGAGTGGGATTCAAGCAGCATTGTGTGGGATGCTCTAGCAAATAGTTATGCTAGAGCTCAGATGAATCATGACGCTCTTTATGTTCTTAGTAAAATGAGCAGCCTAAACATGCAAATCTCAATAACCACCTATGACAGTTTGTTGTACAGTCTAAGAAAGGCAGATGTGGCACTGGAGATTTTTAAAGAGATGGAGTCATGTGGTATTCCCCCCAGTGATTATTCCCATAGCATTCTCATAGATGGCCTCTGCAAGCAAGATAAAATTGGAGAAGCTTTATCTTTCCTTCAAGAGATTAGGAAAGAGGGGAAATTCATACCCTTGGGGATGACCTTTAACACCCTCATGTCTGCATTGTGCAATTGGGGGTTCATTCAGGATGCAAAATCAGTTTTCTGCCTGATGTTGAAGTATGGATTAAATCCGAGCAGGCACACATATTCAACCATTATACATGGTCTATGTAAAATAGGTTCTGTACGTGAAGCATTCAATATTTTTCAGAGTGTGACAGAAGAAGGAATGGAACTTGATATTGTCACTTGCAACAGCCTTATTAATGGCTTTCGCTTGCATGGTCATACAAGAGAAATTCCAAAAATGATTGAGATGATGAGGGGCCTAGGTGTCGAACCCGATATTGTTACTTATACTATACTTATTGCTGGCCACTGTGAAGGTGGTGATGTTGAAGAAGGGATGAAGATAAGAAAGGACATCTTAGGCCAAGGTATGGAGCTGAATATTGTCACATATAGCGTTCTTATCAATGCTCTCTTCAAGAAGGGCCTGTTCTATGAGGTCGAAAACCTACTTGGCGAGATATGCAGTATTGGTCTGGAATTGGATGTCATTGCATATTCCATCCTAATCCATGGGTACTCCAAGCTAGGAGAAATTGGAAGAGCACTTCAAGTCTGGAATCTAATGTGCTGTTCTCAGACGGTAACTCCAACTTCAGTAAACCATGTATCTATTCTTCTAGGCCTTTGCAAGAAAGGATTCCTTGATGAAGCAAGGTCATATTTGGAAACTATAGCTAGTAAATATCAGCCATCCGATGTAGTCCTCTACAATGTAGTTATTGATGGTTATGCAAAAGTGGGTGATATTGGTAATGCCGTTCAGCTGTATGATGCAATTATTATGGCTGGTATGTGCCCAACCATTGTAACATGCAATTCTCTTCTATATGGTTACTGCAAATTTGGGGATCTGCATATGGCAGAGAGCTATTTTACGGCTATTCAGTTAAGTGATCTGCTGCCAACAACAGTTACATACACCACCTTGATGGATGCACTCTCTGAAGCTGGGAAAGTTCATTCCATGCTAAGTCTTTTTAAAGAAATGACTGGAAAAGGTATCAAACCAAATGCAGTAGCTTACAGTGTAGTTATTAAAGGACTTTGTAAGCAGTTCATGTTTCATGATGCCAagaatgttcttgatgatatgtGTAGAGAAGGTTTTGATGCTGATCCAATACCTTACAACACGCTTATACAAGGTTTTTGTGAAACGCAAGACGCCAAAAATGCTTTCGGTGTGTATGAACTAATGGTATTTCGTGGAGTGATGCCCACGCCTGTTACTTATAACTTGCTTGTTAATGTGCTGTGCTCAAAGGGACTAGTTATTCACGCTGAAATGAAACTGGAGTCCTTCAGAAAACAGGGTGCCAAGCTGAGAAAATTTGCATACACAACACTTATCAAAGCTCAATGTGCAAAAGGGATGCCTTACAAGGCTATTATGTGGTTTGGCAAGCTTCTAGATGCAGGGTTTGAGGCATCTATTGAAGACTTCAGTGCAGCAATCAACCGACTATGCAAAAGACAGTTCACCAAAGAAGCTTTGATGCTCGTACCGATCATGCTCTCTGTTGGTGTTTATCCAGATATTCAACTATACCGTGTATTGGGTACAGCTGTACAGAAGAAAAATGAGTTATTCTATTTACCCATATTGCAAGCCCTTGCTATCAAAGCTGGTATTTAG